The Acidobacteriota bacterium nucleotide sequence CATCCAGCGAGTTCGGCGGCCCGACGCTCCATCGGGATGCACCCGACATCCCGTCCGGGGCGCTGTCCCGCTGCTGCGTCGTCCCACCCGGCCCGCCGAGGGCACGGCGGTCGTCGTCACGGGGCGCTTCCACGCTCGGGGCCCGGCCTGGGGCCCCCGCCGGGTCGGCGAAAGCCGAGCACCGTCGGGTGCCCCTCCCGTCTCCCCGGCGATCGTCTCCGGCGGCGCGCGACGGCGACGGACCCGCGAGGCGCCCGGGCGCGGGCTCGCCGCGGATCCGCGGTAAGTTGAGGCCATGCCGGCACCGCGACGCCGATACCACGCCTGGTTCGCCGTGACGGCGCTCCTCGCCTGCGGGTTTTCCGGGACGGCCGTCGTGGCTCTGGCGGTGGCGCTCGCCTACGGCGGATGGACGGCGGCCCTCGCGGTGGCAGCGGCGGTTCTCCCCCTCCCGGTCTACGCGGGTCTCGCCATCTGGATCGATCGCATCGAACCGGAGCCGCCGAGGCTTCTGGCGGCGACGTTCGCCTGGGGAGCATCGGGCGCCGTCCTCCTGTCGTGGGGCGCCAACGAGGCGGCGAGCCACGCGGCCGTCCTGCTGCGATGGCCGTCGCACCACGCTTGGATCGCCGTCGCGTTCGCGCCGGTCGTGGAGGAGTGCGCAAAGGCGGTGGCGCTCTTCGCGCTGTACCGGTGGTGCGCCCGGGAAGTCGACGACGTGCTCGACGGCATCGTCTACGCCTCGATGGTGGGGCTCGGGTTCGGGTGTTCGGAGAACGTCCTCTACTACGGAAGCGTGTGGGCGCAGGGAGGCGAAGGGGAGTTCGCCGCCACCTTGCTGGCGCGCGGGCTCTTCTCCCCGTACGGCCACCCTCTCTTCACCGCGGCGACCGGAATCGGCCTCGCCCGCGCTCTTCGCCGCGGGAAAGGCCCGGGACCCCTGCTCGCGGGACTCGGCGCCGCGATCGGGCTGCACGCGTCGTGGAACCTCGCTTGCGTGGCGGGTTCGGCAGGTGCGGCGGGGTTTGCCGGACTGGTCTACCTGCTCCTTTGGGTCCCGTTGTTCGTGGTGCTGCTCGGCCTGGTGGCAGCTTCACTCGCCCGGGAGGAGCTGATGATGCGGCGGATGCTCGCCCGGGAGATCTCGTCGCTGGGGCTGCCCTCGCGGGAGATCGACGCGCTGTTCCGCCTGAGGAGCCGGGCGAGGCTCGCGGCCCGCGATCTGTCGCGGGGATGGTTCAAGCGCCTGGCCGACCGCCGGAGGTTCCATCGCGCGGCGGGAGCGCTCGCCTTCTCGCGCCTTCGCGCCGAGCGAGGATTCGCCCGGAACCCCGAGGAGGAGGAGGAGCTCCGGTGGGAGGTGTTCGAGACCGCGCGGGCCCTCGGCGCGCGGTGGCGCCGTTACCGGAGGGCGACGTAGACCAGCGCCGGCGGGAAGTTCTTCCAGACGATCTCGTCGTGGAAGACGCGCCGGAAGCGGCGGCGCAGCTCTCCGCGGAAGCGGCGGCCGCCGGAGAGGAACAGGCCCGTGAGGTACGCGTACGTGACGAACCTTCCCCCCGGGGCCAGCGCGGCGGTGATCTCGTCGAGGAGTTCGTCCTGGAGATTCGCGGCGAACGAGGCCCACGGGAGGCTCGACACGATCCGGTCGCACGCTTCGCGCCCGTGCAGCGCGAGGTACCGGCGCAAGTTCGTCGCCGAGTCCTCGTGGACCTCGACGCCCGGACACCGCTCGCGCGTCGCGCGGGCGAAATCGGGATTGATCTCGATCGCGAAGAAGGTCGTCCCCGGCTCGAGCGCCGGGAGCAGCCGCTCGGTGATCGCGCCGGTCCCCGGCCCGAGCTCGACGACCGTTTCGGCTCCGCGGAGCGCGGCTGCGTCGACGATCCGGTCGGCGAGGCTGGCCGAGGCGCTCGCCACCGCTCCCGTCTGTGTCGGATGCGCGAGGAAGTGCTTCAGGAGGGCCCCGTTCGAGCGCGGCCCCTGGTGGCGCCGGGGATGCATCGGTTCGCTCATGCCACCGGCCGCCGGGAGGCGGCGATCGGCGGCACCCGCTCGCTGCGAGGCTGGCCGGGGCCGCTCTCTCCGGTGAGGAGGGCGCGCACCTCGCCCACGAGGTAGAGCGAGCCGGCCACCACCACCTCTCCCCGCGGCCCCGCGAGCTCGCGCGCGCGGACGAGCGCGTGGCTCACCTCGGGGATCGCCTCGACAGCGACCCGCCTCCGCGAGAGGGAGCGCGCCACGCGCCACGGCGGCTGTGCCCGCTTGACCGGCGGGCGCGTGACGATCACGCCGTCGACGAGGCCCTCGAGGGGCGCGAACATCGCGGCGGCGTCGCGTCCTTCGGTGAGACCGAACAGGAGCACGCGCCGGGGGCGCGGGGCGGCGGCCCGCCCGAGGAAGGTGCCGAGAGCGGCCGCCCCCTCCTCGTTGTGCGCCGCGTCGAGAAGGAACGACGGCCCCGTTCCCAGGCGTTCGAGGCGGCCCGGCCAGCGCACGGCGGCCACACCCCTGGCAGCGGCTTCCGCCGGAAGCGGCAGTCCGCGGGAGCGGAGGATCTCGCTCGCCCGGATGGCGAGCGCGGCGTTGCGCACCTGGTGTTCGCCGGGCAGCGCCGGGACGATTCCGCGGTGGACGCCCTCCGGCGTTCCGATCTCCCACGCCTGCCCGCCGGCTGGCCGGATCTCGATCTCGCGTGCCGCCTCGTGCAGCGGCGCGCCGCGGCGCCGGGCGACCCGGCGGACGACCTCCCGCACCTCGCCGGAGACGAAGCCGAGGAGCACCGGCACGCCCGGCTTGACGATCCCCGCCTTTTCCTTCGCGATGGCGGCGGGGCTTCCGCCGAGCGTTTTCACGTGGTCGCGCGAGATCGTGGTGATGACCGCGAGCATCGGCGTCATCACGTTCGTCGCGTCGAGCCGGCCGCCGAGCCCCGCCTCGAAGACGCCGAGCCTCATTCGGCTCCTGGAGAAGGCCAGCCACGCTGCGGCGGTCATCATCTCGAAGAACGACGGATGGCGCGGCAGGCGCCGCTCCTCGAGCGCTCGCGCCGCGATCTCCCGCAGCTCGCCGATCAGCGAGCGGAAGGTGGCCGGGTCGATCTCGTCCCGCCCCACGCGGATCCGCTCCTCGGGACGGACGAGGTGCGGGCTCGAGAACAGGCCGGCATCGAGTCCCGCCTCGATCGCGATCGCGTGGAGCATCGCCGCGACGGAGCCTTTCCCGTTCGTGCCGGCCACGTGCACGACGGCGAGGCCGCGGTCGGGATAGCCGAGCACCTCGCGGAACGCCGCCGCCGTGTCGAGATCCCACTTGAGGGACGGGCCCCTGAGGCCGTAGAGCCAGTCGATCAACGGATCGCGATGCGATGACGTCACGCGGCACCCCCCGCGCCGCCGGCCGGCGCCGGCTCGCTCCACAACAGGCGCAGGAGCCTGGCCAGCGTCTCGCGCAGCCGGCTCCGCTCCACGACCATGTCGACCATCCCGTGCTCGAGAAGGAACTCGGATCGCTGGAATCCCTCGGGAAGTTTCTGGCGGATCGTCTGCTCGATCACCCGCGGCCCGGCGAATCCGATCAGGGCGCGCGGCTCGGCGATGATCACGTCCCCGAGCATGGCGTACGAGGCGGTGACGCCGCCCGTCGTCGGATCGGCGAGCACCGACAGGTACGGAATCGCCGCATCGGAGAGCCGCGCCAGCGCGGCCGAGATCTTCGCCATCTGCATCAGCGAAAGGGCCCCCTCCTGCATCCGCGCGCCGCCGGAGGTGGAGATCACGATCAGGGGCCGCCGCTCGGTGAGCGACCGCTCGGCGGCGCGGGTCACCTTCTCCCCCACCACCGAACCCATCGAGCCGCCCATGAACGCGTACTCCATCGCGCACGCGAAGACCGGGATGCCCTCGATCGCGCCGTCGGCCGAGATGAGGGCGTCGTTGAGGCCGGTCTTCTCACGGTACTCGCGCAGCCGGTCGCGGTACGACTTGCGGTCCTTGAACTTCAGCGGATCGGTCGAGGCGAGCGCCCCGTCGAACTCGGTCCACCCCTCGTCGAGGATGGCGTCGAGGCGCTGGCGCGCGGAGATCTGGAAGTGATAGCCGCACTTGGGACACACCCACGCCCGGCGCAGGACCTCCTTCCGGAAGATGATCTCCTTGCAGCCCGCGCACTTGACCCAGAGACCCTCGGGGATCTGGCTGGTCCGGCCCGGGGGCGCGGTCTTGGGCTTCTTGTCCTTCCGGAACCAGGCCATGCGCCCGCCACCTCCGGGGCCCCCACCCTGGGGCAGGGTAGGCACCCACCGCCCCGGCCGTCAACAGCGGCGCGGCGCCGCTTTTTGACAGCCCGCCGGGCAGGTCATAGTCTTTACGCCACCCAGGCCAAGCGGGGCTCCGCCGCGCCCGGTCCGGCGAGGGTCCGGGAGGCGGGGCGTACGGCCCGCCGGCAGCACGGGAGATTCGCTCGATGCCCGATTCGACCTACGTGGTCGTCAAGGACGACCTCGAGAAGGCGCTCCGGCGGTTCCGCCGGAAGGTGGAGAAGTTCGGCATCCGGAAGGCGATCCGGCAGCACGAGTACTACGAGAAGCCCTCGGAGCGCCGCCGCCGCCGCCGCCGGGAGAACGAGCGGAAGCGCCGCAAGGCGGAGCGCAAGGCGGCCGCGAAGCGATAGGTCCCCGCGGCGTCAGCGTCCGAAGTCGACCACCTCAGTCTTCCAGACCTCGACCGGCAGCCCGTGAGCCCTCGGCGGCTCGTACCGCCAGCGGCGGACCTCTTCCCTGGCGATCGCGCCGAGTCCGTGGCCCGGCTCCATCATCACTTGGGAGTCGCGCACCGAGCCGTCGGGGCCGACCAGCACCTTGACGAACACCCGCGCCCTCTTGAGCTCGGGAGGGACGCCCGGGGGGAGGCGGGGAGAGGTCGAGGCGACCAGGCGCAGGGGCCCGTCGAGTTCGCCGATCCCGGCCAGCCGGACCCGGGACGCCGCCGGGCGCGGAGCTTCCCCGCTCCCGCTGCTGGCCGCCTCGCGGGGTGCGGTCCTCTCCCCTCCGGCGATCAGGCCCGCCGGCTTCGGGAGGGGCCGCTGCGCGATCGGATCCGGCACGGGGGGCCCCGCCGGCCGCGCCACCTCTCCCGAGGGCGCGAGACGGGCGAGCGCGGGCCGCGCCGGAACGGGTTGCCGGAGAGCCAAGTACCCCGCGCCGCCCCCGCCTGCCAGGAGAAGCACCACAGCCAGCAGGCCCGCCCGGGTTCCGCGCGAGGAGGCTGCGGCCTCGCGCTTCTCGCCCGAGGGATTCGCGGGTTCGGCCCCTCCTCCGGTCGGGGCCGCGGCTCCCTCCTGGATCGTCTCCAGCACCTCCTCGAGCGAGCGCTCCTCTTCCGGGGGAGGGGGAGGCTCGTAGGGCACGGAGGTGTCGATCTCGCGCTCCGCGCCTCCCGAGATCGGGCCCGACTCCGGCAGGCTCTGCTCGAGCTCCTCCAGGCTCGACAGAAGCTCGGCCGTTCCCGGATCCATCCCCCGAAGACCGGCCGGGGGTTCCGCGGGCTCCGGAGCGGTTCCCGCATCCTCGGCCCCGGGATCCCCGCCGATCCTGGCTTCCAGCTGGCGGTCCAGCTCCGCTTCGATCCGGTCGCTCCTCGCCGGCGGGGCCTCTTCCGGGGGCGGCTCCTCCCGCGTCCTTTCGGGGCCCTCGGGCCCGAGTTCCAGGCGGTCGAGCGCCGAGGCGATCGCCTCGGGCGAAAGCGACGATGCGGGAGGGGAGGGTGCCGCCGCGGGCACCTCGGGGCGCGGCGTGCCGCCCGGGCCGTCCGCGAGGAGGAGCCGGCCGAACGCGCTTTCGATGTCCTCGTCGGTCACACCCTGGAGCAGCGGGGGAACCTCCTGCGGCGTCTCCGGGGCGGCCGCGGCGGCGGGCATCGCCGGGACGGGTTCGGGTTCGCGTACGTCGGCCGGCGGCGGGGCCGGAGCGCTCTCCCGGCCGCGGGCCTCCTCCTCCGCGATCTCCTCCGGCGACGGCGGCGGGAGCATCTTCGTCACCATCGCCACGAGGAGATCGTCTTTCACCGGCTTTTCGAGGAAGAGATCGGCCCCGGCGTCCCGCGCCATGCCCCGGTAGCGCGGCCCGGTGAAGATCCGGGAAGCGATGATGATCGCGGGGGCCGTGGCTTCGTCCTTCTTGAGGGCCTTGCACAGGGCGAAGCCGTCCTGGCCGGGGATCATCGGCTCGATGATCACGAGGTTCGGCGGGGCGTCGTGCAGGCGCTGCGCCACTTCCGTCCCGGTGCACGCCTCGGCGACCTCGTAGCCTTGCTCTTTCAAGAGCGATGCCCACGCCTGTCTCGTGCGCCGGTCGAAGTCGATGATCAGGATGCGTCGGCGGCTCATACCGGTCCCGTGCCGTGGCGCTGGCGCGGGGAAACATAGGTTCGGCACCTTCGGGGATCAACGAAAGCGCGGCATCGGGAGCGGGTTTTCGTGCCATCATCGCACCTGCCGATGACCGCCTCGACAACAGCCGGCGCCGCCGGGCGCCGCGGCGCCGCCGCCGAGCGACTGGAGGCGGCGCTCGGCGAGGAAGCGCGCCGGCTCGACGCGGCCCTCGAGGCGCCCTGCGACCTGCCCGGCCCGGGGGAGCCGCTTGCGCTTTGGGAGCTGCGCGCCTCCTCCCGCAGCGACCTTCCGGAGGCGATCGAACTCGACGGCGGATGCCGCGTCGAGCGCCTGCCGGCGAGCGGGATCCCCTCGTCGTGGCGTTACGCGGTCGGGGCGCCGGCCCGCCGCCTGCCCCGGCTGTGGTCCCCCGCGGCGGAGGCCCTGAAAGGGCGCTCGCCGCTCGAACGGCTCGTGATCGACTGCGCGCGCGATCTCGCCGCGAGGGCCGCCGCCACCGCGCGGATCCTCGAGGAGCGGACCGGGGGCCGGGCGATCGTCCGGGCGCGGGTGCGGGCTCGGATCTGGCGGCGAGGCACGGGGCCCGCCCGGTCGGGGTTGGACATGGGGGTGCGCATCCGCCTCGAAGGGGATCCCGCGATCGATTGGTGCGGCCCGCTCCCCGAGGCCGCCCCCTGGTCGGACGGTGCCCGCGGGGAGTTCCGGCCGCCCCGGACGGAGGGTCCGGCCCTTCCGCCACGGGCCGGAGCCTCCCCGCGACCGCTCTTCCGGTCCTACGAGGGTCCCGCCGTCCTGCTGCCGGACGCGGCCGGACGGTTCGTTCACGAGATGGTGCACGCCGCCATCGAGTCGGGGGAGGAAGGAACGACCGGCGGTCCCGCGCGCATCGTGGACGACCCCCCGCGGGCACCGTGGCCGGCCGGTTTCGCCACGGACGACTGCGGGAGCCCGGCCGGGGCGGCCGTCGTCTGGGGCAGCCCCGGGCCCCGCGGGCGCGGCCGGGCCGTCGGCCGCCGGCGGGCCTCGATCCGCGAGCCGGCCGTCCCTTGGCCGAGCTTCTCGCGGCTCGAAGGCGGCCGGCCGGAGACGGGCCTGCGCGAGCCGCTCGCCCTCGGTCTTCCCGTTTTCCCGACCGCGAGCAGGGGCCGGTTCGACACCCTTGCAGGGGAGATCCTGCTCGAGGTGCCCGCGGTCTACCTGCCGGGACCGGGCGGCGCGGCCCGTGTGGAGGGTCCGGCCGTGGTCACGATCAGGCCCGAGGAGGCCTGGGTCAATGTTCGGGTCGCGGGTGACGAAATTTCGCCAGTCCCCCGAATGGCGAGCTGCACGCGGAAGGGTCAGGTGCTCGCAGTCATGGTCGGCGCGCCGACGATTATCCTTGACCCTGTGCGGATCCTCGCGCCGGAGGGTCCGTGAGTCGCCGGAATCGGGCGGGGCGGGTCCGCTGACTGCGGTCGGGAGGCGAGTAACCCGTTCGGGGGGAGCGGGCCGGAAGCGCCGGGCGCCAACCGCGGCGGAGGAGGTGGCGAGGGTGCGGGACGGGGCGGTCAAGCGCTCGCGCATCGACGAATGGATCGCGTGGGAAGCGGGCGGGGGTCTGGCCATGGCCGGCGGGCAAGGGTCCGAACAGGGCCGGCGCCAACCCCTGTGGCCGCGGCCCGGGGCCGTGCGTGGCCCGCTCGCCGCCCCGGCGAATCCGGCCGGCCCGAGCCGGCGGCTCCGGAAAGCCGCGGAGCGGCTGGTCCGGGAGCTGTCGGACGAGCTGCCGCCCGAGGTGCACCCCTCCGGCACCCGCCTGGTCGAGGCCCGCGTGACGGAGGCGGACGCTCGGGGAACCGCGAGGCGGCGGATCCGCGCGGCCGAGGCCTTCGCCGGCGGCCGGCCGCTGTTGCCCCGATGGGCGCGCACGGCCCTCCTGACGCGAGGGGGGTGGGCCTGGCCGGCCGGGTTCCTCGGCGCCGCGCGCCGGGCCTGCCTGGCGGCGGCGCTCCCGCCCTCCCCGGCACCGCCGGATGCCCGGTGGGCCGTGGACGTCTTCGCCGCATCGGACCTGCTGCGCCTCGCGGCCGCGGCGTGGAGCGGTGGCGGCGGCGGGGAGCGGGTCGGTCCCGAGCTCCTTGAGATCGACGATCTGGAGTTCCTTCCGGCCGAGGGGCCGCCTCGAGCCCTCGTCCGGGCGGGGCGCCGGGTCGCGCCCGCGCAGCGGCCCGATCCCGGGTGGCGGTCGGGAAGCTCTTCGGGCTGGCGGATCCTCAGGGTGCGGCTGCCCGCCGGGGAGCCTCTGGCGGGGCCGGGGTCCACGGCGCTGGTGACGCAGGTGATCCCCTTGGCAGGGGGGCTCGTCGCCGGCGGGATCCTCCTCGAGGACGGCCGGCCGGTGGCCCGATGGGGACCGCGGCTCGGTCCGGCCGCCGGCCGGTGGTGGCTCGGCGTCCGGGCGGCGGCGGGCCCCGCGATCCCGGACGCCACCGGGTGGCCGGCCGTCACCCCGGCGCTGTGGCTCGCCGGCTCGCCGTTCGGAGCGGGGCGGTGAGAGCTCCCCGGCAGGAGCCGCTCCTCGAGGCGCGCGGCGTCGGCGTCCGCCTGGGGGGGCGGCCGGTGCTGCACGGGGTCTCGGTGGCTCTGCGTCCCGGCGACCTGGTGGTCCTGGCCGGTCCGAACGGGGCGGGGAAGAGCACCCTGCTCCGGATTCTCGCCGGACTTCTCCGCCCCGACTCCGGATCGGTGCTGCTTCGGGGGCGCCCGCTCGATCGGTACCCGCGGCCGGCGATCGCGCGCTCGGTCGCGTACCTGCCGCAGGAGAGCTGGACCGAATTCGGCCTGCTCGTCGAGGATGTCGTGGCGATGGGGCGGCTGCCCCACACCGGGTGGTTTCGGGCCGCGAGCTCCGCGGATCGCGCTGCCGTCGCCCGCGCGATGGCGCAGGCCGACGTCGCGCACCTCGCGCGGCGGCCGATCACGTCGCTGTCCGGAGGGGAGCGGCGTCGCGTCTTCGTAGCCAGGGCGATCGCGCAGGACGCCCCGGTCCTGCTGTTGGACGAGCCCACCACCGCGCTCGACGTGGGCCACGCCTGCGTCGTCCTCGATCTCCTCCGCGAACTCGCACGGGCGGGCCGCGCCGTGCTCTTCTCGCTCCACGA carries:
- a CDS encoding response regulator, with the translated sequence MSRRRILIIDFDRRTRQAWASLLKEQGYEVAEACTGTEVAQRLHDAPPNLVIIEPMIPGQDGFALCKALKKDEATAPAIIIASRIFTGPRYRGMARDAGADLFLEKPVKDDLLVAMVTKMLPPPSPEEIAEEEARGRESAPAPPPADVREPEPVPAMPAAAAAPETPQEVPPLLQGVTDEDIESAFGRLLLADGPGGTPRPEVPAAAPSPPASSLSPEAIASALDRLELGPEGPERTREEPPPEEAPPARSDRIEAELDRQLEARIGGDPGAEDAGTAPEPAEPPAGLRGMDPGTAELLSSLEELEQSLPESGPISGGAEREIDTSVPYEPPPPPEEERSLEEVLETIQEGAAAPTGGGAEPANPSGEKREAAASSRGTRAGLLAVVLLLAGGGGAGYLALRQPVPARPALARLAPSGEVARPAGPPVPDPIAQRPLPKPAGLIAGGERTAPREAASSGSGEAPRPAASRVRLAGIGELDGPLRLVASTSPRLPPGVPPELKRARVFVKVLVGPDGSVRDSQVMMEPGHGLGAIAREEVRRWRYEPPRAHGLPVEVWKTEVVDFGR
- a CDS encoding protease PrsW, yielding MPAPRRRYHAWFAVTALLACGFSGTAVVALAVALAYGGWTAALAVAAAVLPLPVYAGLAIWIDRIEPEPPRLLAATFAWGASGAVLLSWGANEAASHAAVLLRWPSHHAWIAVAFAPVVEECAKAVALFALYRWCAREVDDVLDGIVYASMVGLGFGCSENVLYYGSVWAQGGEGEFAATLLARGLFSPYGHPLFTAATGIGLARALRRGKGPGPLLAGLGAAIGLHASWNLACVAGSAGAAGFAGLVYLLLWVPLFVVLLGLVAASLAREELMMRRMLAREISSLGLPSREIDALFRLRSRARLAARDLSRGWFKRLADRRRFHRAAGALAFSRLRAERGFARNPEEEEELRWEVFETARALGARWRRYRRAT
- a CDS encoding ABC transporter ATP-binding protein; protein product: MGTAARSGRRPVVARRPGGGGPRDPGRHRVAGRHPGAVARRLAVRSGAVRAPRQEPLLEARGVGVRLGGRPVLHGVSVALRPGDLVVLAGPNGAGKSTLLRILAGLLRPDSGSVLLRGRPLDRYPRPAIARSVAYLPQESWTEFGLLVEDVVAMGRLPHTGWFRAASSADRAAVARAMAQADVAHLARRPITSLSGGERRRVFVARAIAQDAPVLLLDEPTTALDVGHACVVLDLLRELARAGRAVLFSLHDLTLAARAAGRVLLLDGGRVAAEGDPETVLTGGEARAAFGVPLRAIGHPPAIVPGS
- a CDS encoding 30S ribosomal protein S21, giving the protein MPDSTYVVVKDDLEKALRRFRRKVEKFGIRKAIRQHEYYEKPSERRRRRRRENERKRRKAERKAAAKR
- a CDS encoding acetyl-CoA carboxylase carboxyltransferase subunit beta — encoded protein: MAWFRKDKKPKTAPPGRTSQIPEGLWVKCAGCKEIIFRKEVLRRAWVCPKCGYHFQISARQRLDAILDEGWTEFDGALASTDPLKFKDRKSYRDRLREYREKTGLNDALISADGAIEGIPVFACAMEYAFMGGSMGSVVGEKVTRAAERSLTERRPLIVISTSGGARMQEGALSLMQMAKISAALARLSDAAIPYLSVLADPTTGGVTASYAMLGDVIIAEPRALIGFAGPRVIEQTIRQKLPEGFQRSEFLLEHGMVDMVVERSRLRETLARLLRLLWSEPAPAGGAGGAA
- a CDS encoding bifunctional folylpolyglutamate synthase/dihydrofolate synthase, with the protein product MPAIRVPSRARDGRHGRGAEPAARDAGQAPAPVVERAGAGRRRGGCRVTSSHRDPLIDWLYGLRGPSLKWDLDTAAAFREVLGYPDRGLAVVHVAGTNGKGSVAAMLHAIAIEAGLDAGLFSSPHLVRPEERIRVGRDEIDPATFRSLIGELREIAARALEERRLPRHPSFFEMMTAAAWLAFSRSRMRLGVFEAGLGGRLDATNVMTPMLAVITTISRDHVKTLGGSPAAIAKEKAGIVKPGVPVLLGFVSGEVREVVRRVARRRGAPLHEAAREIEIRPAGGQAWEIGTPEGVHRGIVPALPGEHQVRNAALAIRASEILRSRGLPLPAEAAARGVAAVRWPGRLERLGTGPSFLLDAAHNEEGAAALGTFLGRAAAPRPRRVLLFGLTEGRDAAAMFAPLEGLVDGVIVTRPPVKRAQPPWRVARSLSRRRVAVEAIPEVSHALVRARELAGPRGEVVVAGSLYLVGEVRALLTGESGPGQPRSERVPPIAASRRPVA
- a CDS encoding methyltransferase domain-containing protein; its protein translation is MSEPMHPRRHQGPRSNGALLKHFLAHPTQTGAVASASASLADRIVDAAALRGAETVVELGPGTGAITERLLPALEPGTTFFAIEINPDFARATRERCPGVEVHEDSATNLRRYLALHGREACDRIVSSLPWASFAANLQDELLDEITAALAPGGRFVTYAYLTGLFLSGGRRFRGELRRRFRRVFHDEIVWKNFPPALVYVALR